Part of the Lytechinus variegatus isolate NC3 chromosome 16, Lvar_3.0, whole genome shotgun sequence genome, AGACGGTGACAGGATTCAACGCCAGGTCCTCGTAGCGAACAAACATGTAGCGATCCTCCAGCCACGAGGGTCGGGACCTGGCCAAGGGGATGTTCTCACTCATCCATTTACAGTACTTGCTGATGGTGTTGACATGATACCGTGGGTTCTCCTCCAGCAGTCCAAGGGTTTTCAAAGACATCTGCGGAAGCACATGGGGTTTGGACATACCCTTTCTGGACATCTGTTGCTGTCTCATTCGCCTGTCCCCGTAATATGACCGACGGGAATTAGCAGTTCCTCTGGGATCTCGTACCAGGTGAATGACCTTGAGATTGACCTTGTCCTTCTCAACAAGCGGTTTCAGCATATTCAAATCAGCCCTAATGGTCTTCATGCCGATGCGACCTCCAAACGCCTGGCATCTTTCTTCGATGAGAAAATGCGAGGCATGTCTACAACCATCGCTGGCTTTGCATATAGGTAGAAATCCACTGCTTTTAGCCTTTCCAAGTGGccattttgataaactgtcaatAAATTCTGGAGTAAATTTACATTTGGTGATCATACTTAGGAGAGAAATAGAGAGTCCCTGCCTCCGAAGTGCTGCTGCAGAATGGTGACGAATAAAACTATCCACGGCATGGAGCGGCtcaaacatataaaaaattgaCGGATTCTGATTAAAAATCTCTCCGACTAAAGACGACCCTGTCCTCATTTGAGCCAATACTACAATAACAATAGGTTTATTGTCATTCTGCCTTTTAGTCGTTTCTTCATTCACCTCCTTCTGAATATTAGCAATATCTACGAATCCTTCATCAACGGAACTAGAAACATCAGACGAAGCCTCATCGATAACTGCCTCAGCAGATGTAAGCGTTGGATGCTTTGGAAAAGTTAAATTTGAGAGTAAGCCTTCATGGTTTCTATATAGGAAGGATTCCTTGGTGCTACCGCTGCTGGTGGTTAGCGTCAGACCTCTTCGTATTAGTCCATCCTCTGAGAGCTTGCTGTACGCAACCACTAAAAACAAGATGGCTGCCGAGCAGACGATCCCAAAGGCCACAACTCGCTTCATGTTGATCTCACTGCCTCCTTCCTAGGCAATGGTTCTATGACGATGCTGTTCGGACTGGGAAGAAACGAGTCTGGTGTATCATCTGTCTTCGTAACATGTCATTCTTCCTAGCACAGCCATCTAGGGTGATCAAACAAAAAATGGGAATGCTTTATTATGAAGTCATGTCAATATAactggcatacatgtacatcatatgaaattgattttctgGCAGTTCATCAGAGATGTTCAGAAAAAATGACAGTGGAGTATTGACACAGCTGCGCATCTTCTTTAAACACTCAtcattaataagaaatgaatgTTACATGCAAGCGGCATGCATGGaggaaaaaatggaaatactTCATGTGTGTGAACATTGCTTTGATTCTCAGGTCATTTgtgatgcatacatgtacatgtatagaaaaTCTTTCAAGAACCCTCTAAATATTGGTAatggtttattgaaaattcatttgCAGCCAAAAGCTGAATTACAGAATATTTTACAAAGCAAGTAAAAGAAAATAGGATAAATGTCAACGAATGAATTCACAAATACAGAACTCAAATATTATGGAACCcctgcactccttcatgctgagtggtGGACAACAGCACAAAGATGTTcggcgagcccagagaaacaaactctAGATTTCATCACCTGACTTcaaactttaaaggggaatgaaacctttggaacaaataggcttgtgtagaaacagaaaaatcaaagaataagaataaagaaagtttgagaaaaatcggacaaataatgagaaagttatgagcatttgaatattgcaatcactaatgctatggagatcctcctattggcaatgtgacaaggatgtgtgatgtcactgatgaacaactttccctttggtggactataaaataccctcaaaatgtctctttttgctttttcttatgatgatacaaactctctatccatgatgtattctaaaaaaatatgcattacatgccctcatgtagaaagaacacatgatctatggatagatgtgataaaagaggcaattcaagtgaaatatatactaaagtaatgggagagttgttcacaagtgacaccacacatctttgtcgcattgccaatttgatatctccatagcattagtgatcgcaatattcaaatgctcataactttctcattatttgtccgatttttctcaaacttttgttgatctgttttttttctatttctgttttcacacaagctatcttgttccaatggtttcattctcctttaatatatTAAACATGGCAGAACAGTGGGATTCACAAACTTAtgagcaccactgtatattcatttcatatGTACATGAGAATATGTTAATTCTGCCATGAATGTAATGAGAAGTGCCCACACATGTACAATTTATCAGTCACAAACATtgtgtatgaaatgaaaattaagcaCAGAAAGCACATGGTAATGATAGATTCTTCATTCAGCCCACGTACTGCTGATCTTCACCATGGCCTCAACGCCATACAAGCCATCAAGCCATACAACGTTGTATTCagaccaacaccatcatcagaATACCCCTAATTCCGTGGATTCACTGCGGCATTTTTCGGTGGCAGCGGACAGGCCGAAATTCCCAATGCCTCATGGGAAAATGTCAACATCTGTTGCGTACTAGTGCATGTATGCGATTATACTACGCTGGCCAAAACGGCTCAACCAGCTTGCATATGCTGTTTGCTAGGATCCAGGGGGTGGGAGAAAAAATTTGCCCGTTATTTCTTTGCAAAATTTAGACCATTTTCATTGAATTCTTCCTCTGATTTTTTTAGCATCAGTCACAGTACAATACTTTAACATCGTGCGATGCATGCGCGTGATATTGACCCCGAAGTTAGAAATTGGGCCTATTCGCTGCAACCGATGGATTGCCATCATCCATCGAATTAAAAGAACTCCTTCAAACCTTAAAATACCCGACAATTATATTCTGCATTTACAGTTTTACACCGCACCTGAAGCAGACCCTTTCGAGGTAAGTTCTCGAGGTTATGAGCATGTGCAGAATGGTCTGAGCAGGCCAGGCCACTGCGCTAGCACCCAACTGCTTGCTGTATGGGTTgagaaagttcttgtaatttgctttcacactgccaaaataaccaagaccttggaaaaatccctgtgGATGTTCTCGTCATTTCAGCAAGTACCAACTACATGtattcgaatcccagccatggcgtaatttccttcagcaagaaactgatccacgatgtgctgcactcgaccaaggtgaggtaaatgggtaccggtaggaagtaattccttaaaaagctgtgcgctatgaacgcctagcttagccgggtaatataggagcgccttgagcacctaacaaggaggaaatgtgcgcaatataaatatcctgtattattattattattatttagagaTTATTATCTTTCTGGGATATTACTTCAAGTATTTTGCTTACAAGTATATCAATTGGTATTAtctggtatttttttatcagggtACATCAGTGTAAATGTCCGGATCAGTAAATACCTGGGCCCCCGTCTCACAAAAAGTTACGATAGATCCAATTAaccataactatggaaagccagcaacttCATCACCTATAatgcgtacatgtatgtacttcgctcaaaatattttctagaggtgcaaattcatatattcattaatttcttgaaaagtcagtgtgcttctctttgtttacaaaatacattgtgcaatttttttgtagcaaaaattatgacatttgtGGATTTctagagttgagattgattagctcaatcgtaaatctttgtaagacggggcccttgTTCTCTCAAACTTTAAGGCGGTCTGAATACGCCTACAGAACGAGACTCCTAGGGTGACTCACCGCATTCATCTGTCAAGTAAGTCCGTCAGATGCAAGACGACTTCCTCCGCCGTTCAGTCATcctatacaaatgaaaaatgaaacagtaTTCCATATAGTGTGTTACACATAGTTATTTCTATGATTCATGCTCCCTCGATGAACATACTGTAAAATGCAACTACACGCAGTGAAACTTTAACCATAACAGAGACAAATCATCAAGTTCAGTGGGTAGCACTATCAGCTTTTAACAACAAGGAAAGAATTCTCTATGAGGAGTCTGGTTCATGGAAACCCTTCAACTCAGTTAAATTCAatcattataaaagaaaatgaaatgaaaggaaCATACTGATGGAAGTTTGAGAGAAAATGGAATGAATGATACGAAAGCTATAAAGAATTTGAACATTGAGATCACAAATGCTATGTAgctcctcctattggcaatacATCCAAGATCTGTGATAACCTTTGTCACAGTACACCTCCTCAATACTAgtactttgttttttgttttttaagtattcttgtcattggtcattttccTTTATGAACTCAATAGTATCCATcaattaccgtgtttacacattgactcggctcgcgtgttgaatccgcgagccgagttgaacactgcgaagaagggatcagagatcgcgttcatacgtacatataaaaaggcgagttcaacacggctcgcggatctcgaacggaagaagaattatgacgtcgcaaattaaacgcgggaaattcaccgccggaatcgaatcttgtccgtgcgaacaacaacaatgccaaaagtgaaagcacgcgcagtgacctaggtcaagagagttcgacacggctttctgtttacacacgaaaaaattgccgagtctgactcgggtcgcgggttgaaaccttcgattttgtaggatcgataaagccgtgttcgacacggctcgcggatcactctgatcgcgtttacacagcagaaaattgccgtgttgagcacggctctcgtgttcaacccccgagccgagtcaatgtgtaaacacggtgaATATCGATAATGCTACTTAACTTACATTTTAATGACCATTTTTATGTCTTGTATTGTATAATGAGTTTTTATTCTTAAGGTTGCCTCTTATTCCGTTTCAAGTTTCCACCTCTtgctttcccttttcttttgtaTCCCTACTTGATTCCCTTTTCTCATCCTTTTCCTCCCCTTTCTCCTCTTCATCCCTCAATCTTTCACCCCTCCTTTTCTTCATTGGTAATACCTTGAAGTAATTATGTCATGGCTTTTGGAATTTACTTTATATGATACATTTCTTATTCATCTGTATGAATCtgtattgctttttttttatttatttataatgtttactttatatcttatgtttatatttgtacatgtacatgtaaacagtCGCACATTTCAGTCTTTGACTGCTTGTGATTGTATGTTGATAGTTTTATCGCAATAAATCCTATATCATTTAATATTAACCCTCTTGTATTTGTTGTAACATACACTTGTCTATTAATCGCACAAACACTTCAAATCATAGCACTTGCCACACACATATGTCATGTAGAATATACAGAGTAAATTATTGCTTTTCCATATGATCAACTGTAATGATTAATTTCTCACTTCTCAGAGTGCAaaataaacacacaaaaaattgcCAATGAATCATCAATCAAGCCACTTTATAGTATCAAGTCGATCAAGCTCTCTCTGATCTGCGAAAGGGACActacatgtattcactcatTACTCCTTCTAATTAGGCCTATCTACATGAAACACCTGGTTCTTGATATCAATCATAaataatgcatacatgtatgagagTGCTGTGgcgcactcattcaatgaacgaGGTTattatataaccttgttctcagttatatctccatgtgtggcaaaataagggtggcaatgtttggcttattttctatttttctttggggcaaatgcttgatttttttttacactggcagttttcattacacctattattcatactacttggctcttatttcaatttgattcttaaaatcatttttttcttaattaaaaatagagatcaaaaaatgaaaattgtcttgccatattactttccaccaatagagggcgtacacaaaaatatgcccaaaattcaagtttctgagtgctctggtgaatacaaaaattattcccaagttactaatgaaaaataaattgaaactgtatgaaaattagtaattttggtcacaaaagtgatattttaatgatttttaaagtgtgtgctcaatgcagtattggcataccatagtcctacctgtagattcaccacaggcagggtggtagcagtgaacaagtgttgTGGCGGTGACATGcatcatactgtacatgtaggattgCAGCACACTCTATTTATAAGATTTATGCAACAacccattttgtaaaaaaaaatatatatagaccTAAACATCAGTTCAATTACCATACcctgtatatacagtgcgtatcaaaaaaaagtttacactttgataaagctctgggaattaaaaaatatacaacatgtggataattttttcacatataatcttgggtttgggtctcatctatccaatgaaagtaaaagttttgacagaatgttacaattGAGTGAGCAccgtccatttttgtaaagcttgcagaaatcttttttgcgcagaaatgctcgttttcacgcagtgtcaaggggaaagtgtgaaatcaaacttaccctgcgatacatttttcctacatttcccttgcacttttagtcaattaagataaaacagatacattcaggcatttttaatcaaatttgccacccaaattgaaatttcaactcttagtaagcacaacttttaccctttttgtgccagctggatctgaggacataactgaatctgaacaaaagtttacatcagacatcttcagcactttttcactaagtttttattacttaaagtgggttgacatttattttttcatttaattcttgtttctctacacttttcccaagcttgacaatgattaacaaaatgaaatcaagcctaattcattttatgtaaatcacagctcagtgtaaatcaaatatcgtcttgatggccttggtgtgtgggggagtggggcgggccgcaatgcactctttgaagtgtatcaggcaaggaaacaagttaaaagaggtcaaagatatcttcaaatcaattttacttcctaaattctacgtgttcttcatgataaaggtttacttgtattcgcatagctatttcaaagttctgcgcaaatcatttttcactaacttttcaaaagtaattggtgctcactcaagcggaaatatttttcgatagttataccgtcatttgcttaaa contains:
- the LOC121430001 gene encoding carbohydrate sulfotransferase 1-like, translating into MKRVVAFGIVCSAAILFLVVAYSKLSEDGLIRRGLTLTTSSGSTKESFLYRNHEGLLSNLTFPKHPTLTSAEAVIDEASSDVSSSVDEGFVDIANIQKEVNEETTKRQNDNKPIVIVVLAQMRTGSSLVGEIFNQNPSIFYMFEPLHAVDSFIRHHSAAALRRQGLSISLLSMITKCKFTPEFIDSLSKWPLGKAKSSGFLPICKASDGCRHASHFLIEERCQAFGGRIGMKTIRADLNMLKPLVEKDKVNLKVIHLVRDPRGTANSRRSYYGDRRMRQQQMSRKGMSKPHVLPQMSLKTLGLLEENPRYHVNTISKYCKWMSENIPLARSRPSWLEDRYMFVRYEDLALNPVTVSEEIYDFVGLTMPRVIQEWLRNNTNQNNYQNRTFGMQKNSKEVMQSWRHSLPYEEVVQVQDICGSAMAISGYKQVQRPSDLMNMSFNTLEPLF